In Bacteroidota bacterium, one genomic interval encodes:
- a CDS encoding phosphate ABC transporter substrate-binding protein, producing MISAIPTRICVFLFLLLALSAGCSGNWLTRRKNRSVISIKGSDTVLPLVQREAEVYMLQDSVPSLEVTGGGSGVGIKALLESTTDIAMSSRALSTDEKISFKAAQLDIVQQPIAYDALAVVVHPSNPVKQLTRQQIEHIYTGRITNWKEVGGSDQKIVLFSRESSSGTYEFFKEHVLDRRNFSASALCASSNGAIVQSVSQTPGAVGYTSLAHLNTSVKALAVSYSQGQPYTLPDMASPDYPISRPLYLIYVRSGAAHALPYINFVLSPRGQQLVKAEGYIPVN from the coding sequence GTGATTTCGGCCATACCCACACGGATTTGCGTTTTTCTCTTTTTGCTGCTGGCTTTAAGTGCCGGTTGTTCGGGCAACTGGCTCACACGACGTAAGAACCGTTCGGTAATCAGCATTAAGGGCAGCGACACCGTATTGCCGCTTGTGCAGCGTGAAGCCGAAGTGTATATGTTACAGGATTCTGTGCCGTCGCTTGAAGTAACCGGAGGCGGATCGGGAGTGGGAATTAAGGCACTGCTTGAAAGCACTACGGATATAGCAATGTCCTCGCGTGCGTTGAGCACCGATGAAAAAATAAGTTTCAAAGCCGCGCAGCTTGATATTGTGCAGCAACCCATTGCTTATGATGCACTGGCAGTTGTGGTACATCCCTCCAATCCGGTGAAACAACTAACCCGCCAACAGATTGAGCACATTTACACCGGACGCATTACCAACTGGAAAGAAGTAGGCGGCAGCGATCAGAAAATTGTGCTTTTCTCACGCGAGTCGAGTTCGGGCACTTATGAGTTTTTTAAAGAGCATGTGCTTGACCGGCGCAATTTCTCCGCATCAGCCCTCTGCGCATCCAGCAACGGCGCCATTGTACAGTCGGTGAGTCAAACACCAGGCGCTGTGGGCTATACCAGTCTGGCGCACCTCAATACATCAGTAAAAGCACTGGCGGTTTCCTATTCGCAGGGACAACCCTATACCTTGCCTGATATGGCATCGCCTGACTATCCGATTTCGCGGCCGCTTTATCTGATCTATGTCCGCAGCGGCGCTGCACATGCGTTGCCCTATATCAATTTTGTGCTTTCACCACGCGGTCAGCAACTGGTAAAAGCCGAAGGTTATATTCCCGTAAACTGA
- a CDS encoding inorganic phosphate transporter — translation MTVLIIIIVLAIAFDLINGFHDAANSIATVVSTKVLSPFQAVLWAAFFNFVAFWIFDLKVADTVAKTVHSDAINLTVIFAGMVAAIFWNLLTWWYGIPSSSSHTLIGGFAGAAIAHAGTFAVVNQESIIKTFLFIFLAPIIGLVVSYLLTVLILNIVRNSPHAKTERWFKRLQLVSSAAFSIGHGGSDSQKVMGIIAAALMVFNAAMIKVDSNYKTESWNTLGFAYEDEITKDKVTLPEGATYAVYKKEYQKQTGHKLKEKIKHIPDWVPLVCYAAIGLGTMMGGWRIVKTMGTKITKVTPLEGVAAETAGAITLYGVSQGMGVPVSTTHTITGAIIGVGVTKRVSAVRWGVTVNLLWAWILTIPVSGAVGAGVYYLLDMFI, via the coding sequence ATGACAGTACTCATAATTATTATCGTGCTGGCCATTGCATTCGACCTGATTAACGGGTTTCACGATGCAGCCAACTCGATTGCCACAGTGGTTTCGACCAAGGTACTTTCGCCCTTTCAGGCGGTGCTCTGGGCAGCCTTTTTCAACTTTGTGGCGTTCTGGATTTTCGACCTGAAAGTAGCAGATACCGTGGCAAAAACGGTACACAGTGATGCAATTAACCTCACTGTAATTTTTGCCGGTATGGTGGCTGCCATTTTCTGGAACCTGCTTACCTGGTGGTATGGCATTCCGTCAAGCTCGTCGCACACACTTATAGGCGGTTTTGCAGGTGCAGCCATTGCACACGCAGGCACGTTTGCCGTAGTGAATCAGGAAAGCATCATCAAAACCTTTCTCTTCATTTTCCTGGCGCCAATTATTGGTCTTGTAGTTTCGTATCTGCTCACCGTACTTATTCTGAACATTGTACGCAACTCGCCCCACGCCAAAACCGAACGCTGGTTTAAACGCCTGCAGTTGGTTTCTTCGGCCGCATTCAGTATCGGCCACGGCGGCAGCGACTCGCAGAAAGTAATGGGTATTATTGCCGCAGCGCTCATGGTATTTAATGCCGCAATGATAAAGGTTGATAGCAATTACAAAACCGAAAGCTGGAACACACTCGGGTTTGCTTACGAAGACGAAATAACCAAAGACAAGGTTACACTGCCTGAGGGTGCCACCTATGCAGTATATAAGAAGGAATACCAGAAACAAACCGGACACAAGCTCAAGGAAAAAATCAAACACATTCCCGACTGGGTTCCGCTGGTATGCTATGCGGCTATTGGTTTAGGCACCATGATGGGCGGCTGGCGCATTGTGAAAACAATGGGCACAAAAATCACCAAAGTAACACCGCTCGAAGGTGTGGCAGCTGAAACAGCGGGTGCCATTACGCTTTACGGTGTATCGCAGGGCATGGGTGTACCGGTTTCTACCACACACACCATTACCGGTGCCATTATCGGTGTGGGAGTCACCAAACGTGTGTCGGCCGTGCGCTGGGGTGTTACGGTAAACCTGCTCTGGGCGTGGATTCTTACCATACCGGTTTCGGGTGCGGTAGGCGCGGGGGTGTATTACCTGCTCGATATGTTTATCTGA
- the pstB gene encoding phosphate ABC transporter ATP-binding protein, which yields MNLHSENKGTQKGTLEKPVKISTSQVNLHYGNFHALKGINMKIPEKTVTALIGPSGCGKTTFLRLFNRLNDLIPEARITGEIFIDGQDIYSRSADVDQLRKNVGIVFQKPNPFPKSIYENVAYGLRVNGITEKGFIADHVEYALKRAFLWDEVKDKLRQSAWKLSGGQQQRLCIARALAVEPSVLLMDEPASALDPVSAARIEELIYSLKDQYTILFVTHNMQQAGRVSDYTAFFYEGELIETGFTKAIFTNPQNPKTQNYLTGRFG from the coding sequence ATGAATCTTCATTCCGAAAATAAAGGCACACAAAAAGGCACTCTTGAAAAACCGGTCAAGATTTCCACCTCACAGGTAAATCTTCACTACGGCAATTTTCATGCGCTGAAGGGAATAAACATGAAGATTCCGGAGAAAACCGTAACCGCACTTATTGGCCCCAGCGGATGCGGCAAAACTACCTTTCTCCGCCTTTTTAATCGCCTGAACGATCTTATTCCCGAAGCCCGTATTACCGGCGAGATATTTATCGACGGACAGGATATTTACAGCCGGAGTGCCGATGTGGATCAGTTGCGGAAAAATGTGGGGATTGTGTTTCAAAAGCCCAATCCGTTTCCGAAAAGTATATACGAAAATGTGGCTTACGGCCTGCGTGTAAACGGAATTACTGAAAAAGGATTTATTGCTGATCACGTAGAGTATGCGCTCAAGCGTGCTTTTTTGTGGGATGAAGTGAAAGACAAACTGCGGCAGTCGGCATGGAAGCTTTCGGGCGGGCAGCAGCAGCGCCTTTGCATTGCGCGGGCGTTGGCGGTGGAACCTTCGGTGCTGCTTATGGACGAACCGGCATCGGCACTCGACCCGGTTTCAGCGGCGCGTATTGAGGAGTTGATTTACTCGCTCAAAGATCAGTACACCATTCTGTTTGTCACACACAACATGCAGCAGGCCGGCCGTGTGAGCGATTATACGGCATTCTTTTACGAAGGCGAACTGATTGAAACCGGCTTCACCAAAGCCATTTTTACCAATCCCCAAAATCCGAAAACGCAGAATTACCTCACCGGGCGCTTCGGATAA
- the trpS gene encoding tryptophan--tRNA ligase, with protein MSRILTGIQSSNIPHLGNILGAVQPAVQLSHDPANHAIYFIADLHSLTSQRDATARRESVHAVAATWLAFGLDTERNILFRQSSVPEVCELTWYLSCFMSFQRLQLAHSFKDKSENGADVNTGLFTYPVLMAADILLYDSNIVPVGKDQKQHIEFTRDLAERINHHYQKEIFVVPEHRIDEQVMVVPGTDGRKMSKSYNNFINIFLPEKELKKVVMSIVTDSTPLEEPKNPDTDNVFAIYRLLASAAQTEELRAKYLAGNFGYGHAKTALYELILDAYKTQRESYHHYMNDRASLEAELKKGENKAREIALPVLQRVREVMGF; from the coding sequence ATGAGTCGCATTCTTACCGGCATTCAGAGCAGCAACATTCCTCACCTCGGAAACATTCTTGGTGCGGTGCAGCCTGCGGTGCAGCTTTCGCACGACCCGGCCAATCACGCCATTTACTTTATTGCCGATTTACACTCGCTCACCAGCCAGCGCGATGCAACTGCCCGCCGCGAAAGTGTACACGCCGTGGCCGCCACCTGGCTCGCTTTCGGACTCGATACCGAACGTAATATTCTCTTCCGCCAGAGCAGTGTGCCCGAAGTATGCGAACTTACCTGGTACCTGAGCTGCTTTATGTCGTTTCAGCGTTTGCAGCTTGCACACTCTTTCAAAGACAAATCAGAAAATGGCGCCGATGTAAATACGGGTTTGTTTACCTATCCCGTACTCATGGCGGCTGATATTCTGCTGTACGATTCAAACATCGTACCCGTAGGCAAAGACCAGAAACAACACATTGAGTTTACCCGCGATCTCGCCGAACGCATCAACCATCACTATCAGAAAGAAATTTTCGTGGTGCCCGAACACCGCATCGACGAACAGGTAATGGTAGTGCCCGGCACCGACGGACGCAAGATGAGCAAGTCGTACAACAACTTCATCAACATCTTCCTGCCCGAAAAGGAACTGAAGAAAGTGGTGATGAGCATTGTAACCGATTCCACTCCTCTCGAAGAGCCGAAGAATCCGGATACCGATAATGTGTTTGCCATTTACCGTTTGCTTGCTTCAGCCGCTCAAACCGAAGAACTGCGGGCAAAATACCTCGCCGGTAATTTCGGCTACGGTCACGCCAAAACGGCGCTGTACGAGCTTATTCTTGATGCCTACAAAACCCAGCGCGAGTCATATCACCATTACATGAACGACCGCGCATCGCTGGAAGCCGAGTTGAAAAAGGGCGAAAATAAAGCGCGTGAAATTGCCTTGCCGGTGTTGCAACGCGTGCGTGAGGTGATGGGGTTCTAA
- the pstC gene encoding phosphate ABC transporter permease subunit PstC gives MKLLRKFTEKFIESLLTLSGAVTTAAVILIFAYLFREGLGVFSESPVEARVVLAVHQSNPVTKLDADVIRKMYDGQITNWKEAGGPDRAVIPFYQSDITRYFSDSALGPDFTNLPQCIGQLIDSMPGILAAFDTSYTPRSFKGHFVQTRQVSLISFLSGRNWYPTAKPAAQYGALPLLLGSLWVCIAAILIALPLGLAAAIYISEIARPGVRRILKPAVELLAGIPSVVYGFFGLMVVVPAIQKLFDLEVGETGLAGSVLLAIMALPSIISVSEDALRSTPREMKEASLALGATQWQTIWRVVLPWSSSGIAAAAVLGIGRAVGETMAVLMVTGNAAVIPHSLLEPVRTLPATIAGELGEAAQGSTHSKALFALGCLLFLITLTFNLLVEYLVIRRRRAAGL, from the coding sequence ATGAAACTGCTCAGGAAATTTACCGAAAAATTCATCGAAAGCCTGCTCACCCTGAGCGGGGCGGTAACTACGGCTGCAGTAATTCTCATTTTTGCGTATCTCTTCCGCGAAGGGCTTGGCGTTTTTTCGGAATCACCGGTTGAGGCGCGCGTGGTACTCGCCGTGCATCAAAGCAACCCGGTCACAAAACTTGATGCCGATGTGATCCGGAAGATGTACGACGGACAGATTACCAACTGGAAAGAAGCCGGCGGCCCCGACAGGGCGGTTATACCATTTTACCAGAGCGACATTACCCGCTACTTCAGCGATTCGGCGCTGGGGCCGGACTTTACCAATCTGCCGCAGTGCATCGGCCAACTCATAGACAGTATGCCGGGCATACTTGCGGCGTTTGACACCTCGTACACACCGCGCAGTTTCAAAGGCCATTTTGTGCAAACCCGGCAGGTAAGTCTCATTTCGTTTCTCAGCGGGCGCAACTGGTATCCCACAGCCAAACCTGCTGCACAGTATGGTGCATTGCCCTTGCTGCTGGGTTCTTTGTGGGTGTGCATTGCCGCCATACTTATTGCATTGCCCCTGGGGCTGGCCGCCGCCATCTACATCAGCGAAATAGCGCGGCCCGGTGTGCGCCGTATTCTCAAACCTGCGGTAGAATTGCTGGCGGGCATTCCGAGTGTGGTGTATGGATTTTTCGGGCTTATGGTTGTGGTGCCGGCCATACAAAAGTTGTTTGATCTGGAAGTAGGTGAAACAGGACTGGCCGGAAGTGTGCTGCTCGCCATTATGGCGCTGCCGTCTATCATTTCCGTATCCGAAGATGCACTGCGCAGCACGCCGCGCGAAATGAAGGAAGCCAGCCTTGCGCTGGGCGCTACACAGTGGCAAACCATCTGGCGCGTGGTGTTGCCGTGGTCATCATCAGGCATTGCGGCGGCAGCGGTGCTGGGCATTGGCCGTGCTGTGGGCGAAACCATGGCTGTGCTTATGGTTACCGGAAACGCAGCCGTTATTCCACACTCCTTGCTTGAACCCGTGCGCACGTTACCCGCCACCATTGCCGGCGAACTTGGCGAAGCCGCACAAGGCAGCACACACAGCAAGGCGCTGTTTGCGCTTGGCTGTTTGCTGTTTTTAATTACACTCACATTCAATCTGCTGGTCGAGTACTTAGTCATCAGGCGCAGGAGGGCTGCCGGACTATGA
- a CDS encoding DUF3800 domain-containing protein, protein MVVFDEFEKSHSHKLITEIENYFKKTTKGRQRSSLIIPEPFFVHSDLTTGIQIADLIAYLICWGLRLKSMEKPIRRELHEFVEMLKSLRYTTYRTVGEINKMEIWSIIYIK, encoded by the coding sequence ATTGTTGTTTTTGATGAATTTGAAAAGTCACACAGCCATAAATTAATCACAGAAATCGAAAACTACTTTAAAAAAACAACTAAAGGCAGGCAAAGATCTTCACTCATCATACCCGAGCCATTTTTCGTTCATAGTGACTTAACAACGGGGATTCAAATTGCAGATTTGATTGCTTACCTTATTTGCTGGGGTCTGCGACTAAAAAGTATGGAGAAACCGATTAGAAGAGAACTACATGAATTTGTGGAAATGTTAAAATCACTCAGATATACTACCTATCGAACAGTAGGTGAAATAAACAAAATGGAAATTTGGAGCATAATCTACATAAAATAA
- the pstA gene encoding phosphate ABC transporter permease PstA, whose translation MNAPEKKIALSDLFKAASARKRRQQQVAFALLRAMSVLVALLLLLIVGYITIKGAPALSWEFLTASPKNGMTEGGIFPAIVGTLCLAAGSMLFAFPVGVMAGIYLSEYVSNGPLKQFIRIMTSNLAGVPSVVFGLFGMSMFVNGLGFGSSILAGSLTLAVMVLPVVIRTTEEALKAVAPAHRMGSYALGATRWQTTRRVVLPQAMPGILTGFVLAVGRVSGETAPILFTAAAYFLTRLPESIFDQVMALPYHLYVLATSGNDIEKSQPAAFGTALILILLVLLMNMLTGLLRNRLNRKAGEKI comes from the coding sequence ATGAACGCACCGGAAAAGAAAATTGCGCTTTCAGACCTGTTCAAAGCCGCTTCGGCACGCAAGCGCAGGCAACAGCAGGTAGCCTTTGCACTGCTGCGCGCCATGAGTGTGCTTGTGGCATTGCTGCTGCTGCTCATTGTAGGCTATATTACAATTAAAGGAGCACCGGCGCTAAGCTGGGAATTCCTTACCGCATCGCCTAAAAACGGCATGACCGAGGGTGGTATTTTCCCCGCCATTGTGGGCACGCTGTGTCTTGCAGCGGGCAGTATGCTGTTTGCATTTCCGGTAGGCGTAATGGCGGGCATTTATCTGAGCGAATATGTATCAAACGGCCCGCTGAAACAGTTTATCCGCATTATGACCAGCAACCTTGCCGGTGTGCCTTCCGTGGTATTCGGACTGTTCGGCATGTCGATGTTTGTAAACGGGCTGGGCTTTGGCAGCAGCATTCTGGCGGGTTCGCTTACGCTGGCGGTAATGGTGCTGCCTGTGGTAATCCGCACTACCGAAGAAGCGTTGAAGGCCGTTGCCCCTGCTCACCGCATGGGCAGCTACGCACTGGGCGCCACACGTTGGCAAACTACAAGGCGTGTAGTACTTCCGCAAGCCATGCCGGGCATTCTTACCGGCTTTGTGCTTGCTGTGGGCCGCGTATCAGGCGAAACAGCTCCCATACTTTTCACCGCTGCCGCCTACTTCCTCACCCGCCTGCCTGAAAGTATTTTCGATCAGGTAATGGCGCTCCCCTATCACCTCTATGTGCTGGCTACCAGCGGCAACGATATAGAAAAGTCTCAGCCGGCTGCATTCGGAACTGCACTGATATTAATTTTACTGGTGCTGCTCATGAATATGCTTACTGGTTTGCTCCGAAATCGCCTGAACCGTAAAGCCGGAGAAAAAATATAA
- a CDS encoding DUF3800 domain-containing protein encodes MAYFFFIDESGTDHDKSPYEVLCGVSINDCNLWNMISQLKQHEEQLFGMRYGTSHREIKGQTFLKSKVFKHAALHPPIPAEERTTLARECLSDGKNSTTRHWAALAQAKLEYVKRLLDLCIRFRVRVFATISSESGKPRITDGDPEGLLRRDYVYVLERMYYYLDEKRLKSKALLFLMNLKSHTAIN; translated from the coding sequence ATGGCTTATTTTTTCTTTATTGATGAAAGTGGTACAGACCACGATAAATCTCCTTATGAAGTACTTTGTGGTGTATCAATAAATGATTGTAATTTATGGAATATGATTTCTCAGTTAAAACAACATGAGGAACAACTATTTGGAATGCGTTATGGTACCAGCCATAGAGAAATTAAGGGGCAGACATTTCTCAAAAGTAAGGTCTTTAAACATGCCGCTTTACACCCGCCAATACCAGCCGAGGAAAGGACAACTCTTGCCCGGGAATGTCTTTCTGATGGGAAAAATTCTACAACCCGCCATTGGGCTGCTCTGGCACAGGCCAAACTTGAATATGTAAAACGATTGCTTGATTTATGTATCAGATTCAGAGTTCGGGTATTTGCCACTATTTCGTCGGAGTCTGGAAAACCCAGAATTACTGATGGTGACCCGGAGGGTTTGCTCAGAAGAGATTATGTGTATGTGCTTGAGAGGATGTATTATTATTTGGATGAAAAAAGACTGAAGAGCAAGGCATTGTTGTTTTTGATGAATTTGAAAAGTCACACAGCCATAAATTAA
- the phoU gene encoding phosphate signaling complex protein PhoU encodes MTHLDTELHLLKEQLIDMQRLVRAQIGKCKNALVQFDHGLAREVLELERKINSLELKTDRDCENILALFNPVAVDLRFILAALKINTNLERIGDNAEGIARYVLDVKTPFPEELITAYRFDEMYKTAVSMLDDSLEAFITENTTLARDVFAKDDLLDEINLAATQTTLKLIGSAQDPLHCLNMLSIIRKLERVGDQTKNIAEEIIFFVEAKVLKHESDS; translated from the coding sequence ATGACGCACCTCGATACCGAATTACACCTGCTGAAAGAACAGCTCATTGATATGCAGCGGTTAGTGCGCGCGCAAATCGGCAAGTGCAAAAACGCACTCGTGCAATTTGACCACGGCCTGGCACGCGAAGTACTGGAACTGGAGCGTAAAATCAATTCGCTCGAACTCAAAACCGACCGCGACTGCGAAAACATACTGGCGTTGTTTAATCCGGTAGCAGTGGATCTTCGGTTTATTCTTGCCGCGCTTAAAATTAACACCAACCTCGAACGGATTGGCGATAATGCCGAAGGAATTGCGCGCTATGTACTGGATGTGAAAACACCCTTCCCCGAAGAACTCATTACAGCCTATCGTTTTGACGAAATGTATAAAACGGCTGTAAGTATGCTGGATGACTCGCTGGAAGCGTTTATTACAGAAAATACCACATTGGCCCGCGACGTATTTGCGAAAGACGATCTGCTCGACGAGATAAACCTTGCCGCCACACAAACTACACTCAAACTGATTGGAAGCGCACAGGATCCGCTGCATTGCCTGAATATGCTGTCCATCATCAGAAAGTTAGAACGCGTGGGCGACCAAACAAAAAACATCGCCGAAGAAATTATCTTCTTCGTCGAAGCCAAAGTACTCAAACATGAATCAGACAGCTGA
- a CDS encoding acyl transferase, which produces MNAATLRNGIFTAADYDALTLRVFRHQAQHVAVYREFVQLLGITPENVTSPAQIPYLPASLYKTHRILEDGLQPQQIFTSSGTTGQITSQHFVADVSLYEESFMRSFELFYGDIQNYVVLALLPSYLEREGSSLVYMADALIKRSNRPESGFYLHNLAELAALLRQLSQAAQPVLLLGVTYALLDLAEQFPQPLPHTIIMETGGMKGKRREMIREEVHETLCSAFSVAHIHSEYGMTELLSQAYSKGDGIFYCPPWMRIHIREMNDPLSTAGFGKTGGVCITDLANLHSCSFIATQDLGKLHENGSFEILGRFDHSDVRGCNLMVG; this is translated from the coding sequence ATGAATGCGGCCACACTGCGAAACGGGATTTTTACCGCTGCTGATTACGATGCCCTCACCTTGCGCGTATTCAGGCATCAGGCGCAGCACGTGGCCGTGTACCGCGAATTTGTGCAATTGCTGGGCATTACACCCGAAAACGTAACCAGTCCCGCACAGATTCCCTACCTGCCGGCCAGTTTGTACAAAACACACCGCATACTGGAAGACGGCCTGCAGCCGCAGCAGATTTTTACCAGCAGCGGCACCACGGGCCAAATTACCTCGCAGCATTTTGTAGCCGATGTTTCGCTGTATGAAGAAAGCTTCATGCGCAGTTTTGAATTGTTTTACGGCGATATTCAAAACTACGTCGTGCTGGCGCTGCTGCCTTCGTACCTCGAACGCGAAGGTTCATCGCTGGTATATATGGCCGATGCGCTGATAAAACGCAGCAACCGCCCCGAAAGCGGTTTTTACCTGCACAACCTCGCCGAACTGGCTGCCTTGCTCAGGCAACTCAGCCAGGCCGCACAACCGGTGCTGTTGCTGGGTGTAACGTATGCCCTGCTCGATCTGGCCGAACAGTTTCCGCAGCCGCTGCCGCACACCATAATTATGGAAACCGGCGGCATGAAAGGCAAACGCCGCGAAATGATACGCGAAGAAGTGCATGAAACGTTATGCAGCGCGTTTTCCGTTGCACATATCCACTCGGAATACGGCATGACCGAGCTGCTTTCGCAGGCCTACTCAAAAGGCGACGGGATTTTTTACTGCCCGCCGTGGATGCGCATTCACATACGCGAAATGAACGACCCGCTGAGCACGGCCGGATTCGGAAAAACAGGCGGCGTATGCATTACAGACCTTGCCAACCTGCATAGCTGCAGTTTCATTGCCACACAGGATCTGGGCAAACTGCATGAAAACGGCAGCTTCGAAATACTCGGCCGTTTCGACCACAGCGATGTGCGCGGCTGCAACCTCATGGTGGGCTAA
- a CDS encoding DUF47 domain-containing protein: MGILQLLVPKDRKFFPLFQQATENLIKASKVLNEMVITTVPEKRKELIKEIEHLEHTGDNITHMIFNELSRNFITPFDREDIHALTSAIDDVLDFIHGSSKRVELYRMDTLNESVVKLAEIILKGSIELNVAVVNLKNMKDITAIKEACVKINSLENEADDIFNRSIASLFETEKDAIQIIKIKELLSALETATDKCEDAANTIQSILIKYA, encoded by the coding sequence ATGGGAATTTTACAATTACTCGTCCCGAAAGACCGCAAGTTCTTCCCGCTTTTCCAGCAGGCTACCGAAAACCTGATTAAAGCATCAAAAGTGCTCAACGAAATGGTGATTACCACCGTTCCCGAAAAGCGCAAGGAACTCATCAAGGAAATTGAGCATCTCGAACACACGGGTGACAACATCACCCACATGATTTTTAACGAACTCAGCCGCAACTTCATTACGCCGTTTGACCGTGAAGACATTCACGCACTCACCTCGGCTATTGACGATGTACTTGATTTTATTCATGGCTCATCAAAGCGTGTGGAGCTTTACCGCATGGATACGCTGAACGAGTCGGTAGTGAAGCTGGCTGAAATTATTCTCAAGGGTTCTATCGAGCTGAATGTAGCTGTGGTGAACCTGAAGAATATGAAAGACATCACTGCCATTAAAGAAGCCTGCGTAAAAATCAACAGCCTCGAAAACGAAGCCGATGATATTTTCAACCGCAGCATTGCTTCGCTTTTCGAGACCGAGAAGGATGCCATTCAGATCATCAAGATCAAGGAACTGCTCTCGGCACTCGAAACTGCAACCGACAAGTGCGAAGATGCAGCCAACACCATTCAGTCTATTCTGATTAAATACGCATAA